From a region of the Dunckerocampus dactyliophorus isolate RoL2022-P2 chromosome 20, RoL_Ddac_1.1, whole genome shotgun sequence genome:
- the LOC129173293 gene encoding glutamate receptor ionotropic, kainate 5-like isoform X8, protein MTSAFYTYILTTMDFPLLDLDALLVQQPTIMGFSILDSNHPSYRHFLRSLSVWWRDACTDRPYPGLPLSAAMMFDAVHVVTSAVRELNRSQEMGVKPLGCGSPVIWQHGTSLMNYLRMVEYDGLTGHIEFNSKGQRSNYTLNVLEKHPGGHRQIGTWYSNNTLSMKSSPVDLKASQTLANKTLVVTTILVEQVLQVLVQSSAFHHSSAFLPQENPYVMRKSNFQDYLGNEQYEGFCVDMLRELADILKFSFTIKLVDDGLYGAPDPNGSWTGMVGELMNRKADLAVAGFTITSEREKVIDFSKPFMTLGISILYRVHLVRAHFLYFAEVSSCLLPGGAVMSVCLCSRVVSQDISPSWIRSLQGCGSSCCWPTSPSAASSSWPPGSMRLFLCGFRLSPDEWHNQHACPWACRDILENQYTLGNSLWFPVGGFMQQGSEVMPRALSTRCVSGVWWAFTLIIISSYTANLAAFLTVQRMEAPIESADDLADQTDIQYGTIHGGSTMTFFMNSRYQTYQRMWTYMHSKQPSVFVKTTEDGIARVLNSRYAFLMESTMNEYYRRLDCNLTQIGDLLDTKGYGIGMPLGSPYRQQITLGVLQLQESNRLEVLKRRWWEGGHCPKEEDHRATGLGMENIGGIFVVLMCGLITAVMVAIMEFVWSTHRTVQTDEVSLCHEMLLEFGNAVLRKRSSRPRRRRPLSYSGGQIQRGPARLSLGPARLSLGPARPTRLVRDMRLSNGRLCGSGGLLTRAGLVRRTGGGPDWNLGTGPQRILQEPLGTVHMPPPVSAMTALPVMPHSFLRSCSHMRVCRECRRIQSLTLPPPRPPASSQCSSCPRTAASGLLRHLRYYRSGTMSLPRLPPLTPDRIHSPPQSKAGRVPPPRPRPSLKVPRLSLDLVGAHN, encoded by the exons ATGACGTCTGCCTTCTACACGTACATCCTGACCACCATG GACTTCCCTCTGCTGGACCTGGACGCCCTACTGGTCCAGCAGCCCACCATCATGGGGTTTTCCATACTGGACAGCAACCATCCCTCCTATCGCCATTTCCTGAGGAGCCTCAGTGTGTGGTGGCGGGACGCCTGCACCGACCGACCCTACCCTGGCCTGccg CTGTCAGCAGCCATGATGTTTGACGCTGTGCACGTGGTGACGAGCGCCGTGCGTGAGTTGAAccgcagtcaggagatgggagTGAAGCCGCTGGGCTGTGGCTCACCTGTCATCTGGCAGCATGGAACCAGCCTGATGAACTACCTGCGCATG GTGGAGTACGACGGGCTGACGGGTCACATTGAGTTCAACAGCAAAGGTCAGCGTAGCAACTACACGCTGAACGTCCTGGAGAAACACCCCGGGGGTCACAGACAG ATTGGCACCTGGTACTCCAACAACACCTTGTCCATGAAGTCCAGCCCCGTGGACCTGAAGGCATCACAGACGCTGGCCAACAAGACGCTGGTGGTCACCACCATTCTGGTAGAACAAGTCCTTCAGGTGCTTGTCCAGTCTTCAGCGTTTCATCACTCCTCAGCTTTCCTCCCGCAGGAAAACCCGTACGTGATGCGAAAGTCCAACTTCCAGGACTATCTCGGCAACGAGCAGTATGAAGGTTTCTGCGTGGACATGCTGCGCGAGCTGGCGGACATCTTGAAGTTCTCCTTCACGATCAAGCTGGTGGACGACGGGCTGTATGGAGCGCCGGACCCCAACGGCAGCTGGACCGGCATGGTGGGGGAGCTCATGAACAGG AAAGCGGACCTGGCGGTGGCCGGCTTCACCATCACATCAGAGAGAGAGAAGGTCATCGACTTCTCCAAGCCCTTCATGACCCTCGGGATCAGCATCCTGTACCGGGTCCACTTGGTCCGAgctcattttctttattttgctgAAGTGTCTTCCTGTCTGCTGCCAGGTGGTGCGGTGATGAGCGTGTGCTTGTGTTCCAGGGTCGTAAGCCAGGATATTTCTCCTTCCTGGATCCGTTCTCTCCAGGGGTGTGGCTCTTCATGTTGTTGGCCTACCTCGCCGTCAGCTGCGTCCTCTTCCTGGCCGCCAGGTAGCATGCGACTGTTTCTCTGCGGGTTCAG GCTCAGCCCCGACGAGTGGCACAACCAGCACGCGTGCCCGTGGGCATGTCGAGACATCCTGGAGAACCAGTACACCCTGGGGAACAGCCTGTGGTTCCCTGTGGGGGGCTTTATGCAGCAGGGCTCCGAGGTCATGCCCAGGGCCTTGTCCACACGCTGCGTCAGCGGCGTCTG GTGGGCATTCACCCTCATCATCATCTCATCCTACACTGCCAACCTGGCTGCGTTTCTGACTGTTCAGAGGATGGAGGCGCCAATCGAGTCTGCGGACGACCTGGCCGACCAAACTGACATCCAGTACGGGACGATCCACGGGGGGTCCACCATGACCTTCTTCATG AATTCCCGCTACCAGACGTACCAGCGCATGTGGACCTACATGCACTCCAAGCAACCCAGCGTGTTTGTCAAGACCACGGAGGACGGGATTGCCCGTGTCCTCAACTCCAGGTACGCCTTCCTCATGGAGAGCACCATGAACGAGTACTACCGCCGCCTCGACTGCAACCTCACGCAGATCGGCGACCTGCTGGACACCAAAGGCTACGGCATCGGAATGCCCCTCG GCTCTCCATATCGACAGCAGATCACGCTGGGAGTCTTGCAGCTGCAGGAGAGCAACCGCCTGGAGGTCCTGAAGAGACGCTGGTGGGAGGGGGGACACTGTCCCAAAGAGGAGGACCACCGGGCCACAG GACTGGGCATGGAGAACATCGGTGGGATCTTCGTGGTTCTCATGTGCGGCCTCATCACGGCCGTCATGGTGGCCATCATGGAGTTTGTGTGGTCGACCCACCGCACAGTGCAGACGGATGAG GTGTCCTTGTGTCACGAGATGCTGCTGGAGTTTGGAAATGCCGTCTTGCGTAAGAGGAGCTCCCGTCCCCGGCGGCGCCGACCTCTGAGTTACTCTGGGGGGCAGATCCAGCGGGGCCCGGCCCGCTTGTCGCTTGGCCCGGCCCGCTTGTCGCTCGGCCCGGCCCGGCCCACACGTCTTGTTCGCGACATGCGTCTTAGCAATGGACGACTGTGCGGCAGCGGCGGTCTGCTGACACGAGCGGGGCTTGTTCGCAGGACGGGGGGAGGTCCAGACTGGAATTTGGGCACTGGGCCTCAGAGGATCCTGCAGGAGCCGCTCGGTACCGTCCACATGCCGCCTCCCGTGTCGGCCATGACGGCCCTTCCTGTCATGCCGCACAGCTTCCTGCGTAGCTGCAGCCACATGCGCGTCTGCCGCGAGTGCCGGCGCATCCAAAGCCTCACCCTGCCACCCCCGCGTCCGCCCGCCTCCTCACAGTGCTCCTCCTGCCCCAGGACTGCTGCATCGGGGCTGCTCCGCCACCTTCGCTATTACCGTAGCGGCACCATGTCCTTGCCCCGCCTCCCGCCCCTTACCCCAGACAGAATACACAGTCCCCCACAGTCCAAAGCCGGGCGAGTGCCCCCACCCCGCCCGCGACCCTCCCTTAAGGTGCCACGCTTGTCACTAGACTTAGTGGGTGCGCATAACtga
- the LOC129173293 gene encoding glutamate receptor ionotropic, kainate 5-like isoform X4 — MPPAGALLLSIDVLVLLTSTASARQKEDGAISVVRLAAILDDQPLCGRGERLALALASKDINGWKGVSAQARVEVDPYDLLSDSQYDTTETMCQILPKGVVAVIGPASSPASASTISHICAEKEVPYVKISPEETSRLPYLHFASVALRPSDQDLSLAIGSVLRSFGNPPVSLICAKAECLQRLEELVCRFLISRETLSVRVLERDLDPTPLLKEIRDDKVGTIVVDTDASLARRILGKAGELGMTSAFYTYILTTMDFPLLDLDALLVQQPTIMGFSILDSNHPSYRHFLRSLSVWWRDACTDRPYPGLPLSAAMMFDAVHVVTSAVRELNRSQEMGVKPLGCGSPVIWQHGTSLMNYLRMIGTWYSNNTLSMKSSPVDLKASQTLANKTLVVTTILVEQVLQVLVQSSAFHHSSAFLPQENPYVMRKSNFQDYLGNEQYEGFCVDMLRELADILKFSFTIKLVDDGLYGAPDPNGSWTGMVGELMNRKADLAVAGFTITSEREKVIDFSKPFMTLGISILYRVHLVRAHFLYFAEVSSCLLPGGAVMSVCLCSRVVSQDISPSWIRSLQGCGSSCCWPTSPSAASSSWPPGSMRLFLCGFRLSPDEWHNQHACPWACRDILENQYTLGNSLWFPVGGFMQQGSEVMPRALSTRCVSGVWWAFTLIIISSYTANLAAFLTVQRMEAPIESADDLADQTDIQYGTIHGGSTMTFFMNSRYQTYQRMWTYMHSKQPSVFVKTTEDGIARVLNSRYAFLMESTMNEYYRRLDCNLTQIGDLLDTKGYGIGMPLGSPYRQQITLGVLQLQESNRLEVLKRRWWEGGHCPKEEDHRATGLGMENIGGIFVVLMCGLITAVMVAIMEFVWSTHRTVQTDEVSLCHEMLLEFGNAVLRKRSSRPRRRRPLSYSGGQIQRGPARLSLGPARLSLGPARPTRLVRDMRLSNGRLCGSGGLLTRAGLVRRTGGGPDWNLGTGPQRILQEPLGTVHMPPPVSAMTALPVMPHSFLRSCSHMRVCRECRRIQSLTLPPPRPPASSQCSSCPRTAASGLLRHLRYYRSGTMSLPRLPPLTPDRIHSPPQSKAGRVPPPRPRPSLKVPRLSLDLVGAHN; from the exons ATGCCACCTGCGGGGGCGTTGTTGCTCTCCATCGACGTGCTCGTCCTGCTGACGTCCACGGCGTCGGCCCGGCAGAAGGAGGACGGCGCCATCTCTGTCGTGCGGCTGG CAGCCATcctggatgaccagcccttaTGCGGCCGCGGTGAACGTCTGGCGCTGGCGTTAGCGAGCAAGGACATCAATGGATGGAAGGGAGTCTCCGCCCAGGCCAGGGTGGAGGTGGACCCATACGACCTGCTGAGCGACTCCCAGTATGACACCACCGAAACCA tgTGTCAAATCCTGCCCAAAGGCGTGGTTGCAGTGAtcggccccgcctccagcccCGCATCTGCTTCCACCATCAGTCACATCTGTGCAGAGAAGGAG GTCCCCTACGTGAAGATCTCTCCTGAGGAGACGTCCAGGCTGCCGTACCTCCACTTCGCCTCCGTAGCACTTCggcccagcgaccaggacctgAGCCTCGCCATCGGGTCCGTCCTGCGCTCCTTTgggaaccctcctgtcagcctgATCTGTGCCAAAGCGGAGT GCCTGCagcggctggaggagctggTATGCCGCTTCCTCATCTCCCGGGAGACGTTGTCGGTGCGCGTGCTGGAGCGAGACCTGGACCCCACTCCCCTCCTGAAGGAGATCCGGGACGACAAAGTGGGCACGATCGTCGTCGACACTGACGCCTCGCTGGCACGTCGTATCCTCGGCAAG GCTGGCGAGCTGGGAATGACGTCTGCCTTCTACACGTACATCCTGACCACCATG GACTTCCCTCTGCTGGACCTGGACGCCCTACTGGTCCAGCAGCCCACCATCATGGGGTTTTCCATACTGGACAGCAACCATCCCTCCTATCGCCATTTCCTGAGGAGCCTCAGTGTGTGGTGGCGGGACGCCTGCACCGACCGACCCTACCCTGGCCTGccg CTGTCAGCAGCCATGATGTTTGACGCTGTGCACGTGGTGACGAGCGCCGTGCGTGAGTTGAAccgcagtcaggagatgggagTGAAGCCGCTGGGCTGTGGCTCACCTGTCATCTGGCAGCATGGAACCAGCCTGATGAACTACCTGCGCATG ATTGGCACCTGGTACTCCAACAACACCTTGTCCATGAAGTCCAGCCCCGTGGACCTGAAGGCATCACAGACGCTGGCCAACAAGACGCTGGTGGTCACCACCATTCTGGTAGAACAAGTCCTTCAGGTGCTTGTCCAGTCTTCAGCGTTTCATCACTCCTCAGCTTTCCTCCCGCAGGAAAACCCGTACGTGATGCGAAAGTCCAACTTCCAGGACTATCTCGGCAACGAGCAGTATGAAGGTTTCTGCGTGGACATGCTGCGCGAGCTGGCGGACATCTTGAAGTTCTCCTTCACGATCAAGCTGGTGGACGACGGGCTGTATGGAGCGCCGGACCCCAACGGCAGCTGGACCGGCATGGTGGGGGAGCTCATGAACAGG AAAGCGGACCTGGCGGTGGCCGGCTTCACCATCACATCAGAGAGAGAGAAGGTCATCGACTTCTCCAAGCCCTTCATGACCCTCGGGATCAGCATCCTGTACCGGGTCCACTTGGTCCGAgctcattttctttattttgctgAAGTGTCTTCCTGTCTGCTGCCAGGTGGTGCGGTGATGAGCGTGTGCTTGTGTTCCAGGGTCGTAAGCCAGGATATTTCTCCTTCCTGGATCCGTTCTCTCCAGGGGTGTGGCTCTTCATGTTGTTGGCCTACCTCGCCGTCAGCTGCGTCCTCTTCCTGGCCGCCAGGTAGCATGCGACTGTTTCTCTGCGGGTTCAG GCTCAGCCCCGACGAGTGGCACAACCAGCACGCGTGCCCGTGGGCATGTCGAGACATCCTGGAGAACCAGTACACCCTGGGGAACAGCCTGTGGTTCCCTGTGGGGGGCTTTATGCAGCAGGGCTCCGAGGTCATGCCCAGGGCCTTGTCCACACGCTGCGTCAGCGGCGTCTG GTGGGCATTCACCCTCATCATCATCTCATCCTACACTGCCAACCTGGCTGCGTTTCTGACTGTTCAGAGGATGGAGGCGCCAATCGAGTCTGCGGACGACCTGGCCGACCAAACTGACATCCAGTACGGGACGATCCACGGGGGGTCCACCATGACCTTCTTCATG AATTCCCGCTACCAGACGTACCAGCGCATGTGGACCTACATGCACTCCAAGCAACCCAGCGTGTTTGTCAAGACCACGGAGGACGGGATTGCCCGTGTCCTCAACTCCAGGTACGCCTTCCTCATGGAGAGCACCATGAACGAGTACTACCGCCGCCTCGACTGCAACCTCACGCAGATCGGCGACCTGCTGGACACCAAAGGCTACGGCATCGGAATGCCCCTCG GCTCTCCATATCGACAGCAGATCACGCTGGGAGTCTTGCAGCTGCAGGAGAGCAACCGCCTGGAGGTCCTGAAGAGACGCTGGTGGGAGGGGGGACACTGTCCCAAAGAGGAGGACCACCGGGCCACAG GACTGGGCATGGAGAACATCGGTGGGATCTTCGTGGTTCTCATGTGCGGCCTCATCACGGCCGTCATGGTGGCCATCATGGAGTTTGTGTGGTCGACCCACCGCACAGTGCAGACGGATGAG GTGTCCTTGTGTCACGAGATGCTGCTGGAGTTTGGAAATGCCGTCTTGCGTAAGAGGAGCTCCCGTCCCCGGCGGCGCCGACCTCTGAGTTACTCTGGGGGGCAGATCCAGCGGGGCCCGGCCCGCTTGTCGCTTGGCCCGGCCCGCTTGTCGCTCGGCCCGGCCCGGCCCACACGTCTTGTTCGCGACATGCGTCTTAGCAATGGACGACTGTGCGGCAGCGGCGGTCTGCTGACACGAGCGGGGCTTGTTCGCAGGACGGGGGGAGGTCCAGACTGGAATTTGGGCACTGGGCCTCAGAGGATCCTGCAGGAGCCGCTCGGTACCGTCCACATGCCGCCTCCCGTGTCGGCCATGACGGCCCTTCCTGTCATGCCGCACAGCTTCCTGCGTAGCTGCAGCCACATGCGCGTCTGCCGCGAGTGCCGGCGCATCCAAAGCCTCACCCTGCCACCCCCGCGTCCGCCCGCCTCCTCACAGTGCTCCTCCTGCCCCAGGACTGCTGCATCGGGGCTGCTCCGCCACCTTCGCTATTACCGTAGCGGCACCATGTCCTTGCCCCGCCTCCCGCCCCTTACCCCAGACAGAATACACAGTCCCCCACAGTCCAAAGCCGGGCGAGTGCCCCCACCCCGCCCGCGACCCTCCCTTAAGGTGCCACGCTTGTCACTAGACTTAGTGGGTGCGCATAACtga
- the LOC129173293 gene encoding glutamate receptor ionotropic, kainate 5-like isoform X1, whose product MPPAGALLLSIDVLVLLTSTASARQKEDGAISVVRLAAILDDQPLCGRGERLALALASKDINGWKGVSAQARVEVDPYDLLSDSQYDTTETMCQILPKGVVAVIGPASSPASASTISHICAEKEVPYVKISPEETSRLPYLHFASVALRPSDQDLSLAIGSVLRSFGNPPVSLICAKAECLQRLEELVCRFLISRETLSVRVLERDLDPTPLLKEIRDDKVGTIVVDTDASLARRILGKAGELGMTSAFYTYILTTMDFPLLDLDALLVQQPTIMGFSILDSNHPSYRHFLRSLSVWWRDACTDRPYPGLPLSAAMMFDAVHVVTSAVRELNRSQEMGVKPLGCGSPVIWQHGTSLMNYLRMVEYDGLTGHIEFNSKGQRSNYTLNVLEKHPGGHRQIGTWYSNNTLSMKSSPVDLKASQTLANKTLVVTTILVEQVLQVLVQSSAFHHSSAFLPQENPYVMRKSNFQDYLGNEQYEGFCVDMLRELADILKFSFTIKLVDDGLYGAPDPNGSWTGMVGELMNRKADLAVAGFTITSEREKVIDFSKPFMTLGISILYRVHLVRAHFLYFAEVSSCLLPGGAVMSVCLCSRVVSQDISPSWIRSLQGCGSSCCWPTSPSAASSSWPPGSMRLFLCGFRLSPDEWHNQHACPWACRDILENQYTLGNSLWFPVGGFMQQGSEVMPRALSTRCVSGVWWAFTLIIISSYTANLAAFLTVQRMEAPIESADDLADQTDIQYGTIHGGSTMTFFMNSRYQTYQRMWTYMHSKQPSVFVKTTEDGIARVLNSRYAFLMESTMNEYYRRLDCNLTQIGDLLDTKGYGIGMPLGSPYRQQITLGVLQLQESNRLEVLKRRWWEGGHCPKEEDHRATGLGMENIGGIFVVLMCGLITAVMVAIMEFVWSTHRTVQTDEVSLCHEMLLEFGNAVLRKRSSRPRRRRPLSYSGGQIQRGPARLSLGPARLSLGPARPTRLVRDMRLSNGRLCGSGGLLTRAGLVRRTGGGPDWNLGTGPQRILQEPLGTVHMPPPVSAMTALPVMPHSFLRSCSHMRVCRECRRIQSLTLPPPRPPASSQCSSCPRTAASGLLRHLRYYRSGTMSLPRLPPLTPDRIHSPPQSKAGRVPPPRPRPSLKVPRLSLDLVGAHN is encoded by the exons ATGCCACCTGCGGGGGCGTTGTTGCTCTCCATCGACGTGCTCGTCCTGCTGACGTCCACGGCGTCGGCCCGGCAGAAGGAGGACGGCGCCATCTCTGTCGTGCGGCTGG CAGCCATcctggatgaccagcccttaTGCGGCCGCGGTGAACGTCTGGCGCTGGCGTTAGCGAGCAAGGACATCAATGGATGGAAGGGAGTCTCCGCCCAGGCCAGGGTGGAGGTGGACCCATACGACCTGCTGAGCGACTCCCAGTATGACACCACCGAAACCA tgTGTCAAATCCTGCCCAAAGGCGTGGTTGCAGTGAtcggccccgcctccagcccCGCATCTGCTTCCACCATCAGTCACATCTGTGCAGAGAAGGAG GTCCCCTACGTGAAGATCTCTCCTGAGGAGACGTCCAGGCTGCCGTACCTCCACTTCGCCTCCGTAGCACTTCggcccagcgaccaggacctgAGCCTCGCCATCGGGTCCGTCCTGCGCTCCTTTgggaaccctcctgtcagcctgATCTGTGCCAAAGCGGAGT GCCTGCagcggctggaggagctggTATGCCGCTTCCTCATCTCCCGGGAGACGTTGTCGGTGCGCGTGCTGGAGCGAGACCTGGACCCCACTCCCCTCCTGAAGGAGATCCGGGACGACAAAGTGGGCACGATCGTCGTCGACACTGACGCCTCGCTGGCACGTCGTATCCTCGGCAAG GCTGGCGAGCTGGGAATGACGTCTGCCTTCTACACGTACATCCTGACCACCATG GACTTCCCTCTGCTGGACCTGGACGCCCTACTGGTCCAGCAGCCCACCATCATGGGGTTTTCCATACTGGACAGCAACCATCCCTCCTATCGCCATTTCCTGAGGAGCCTCAGTGTGTGGTGGCGGGACGCCTGCACCGACCGACCCTACCCTGGCCTGccg CTGTCAGCAGCCATGATGTTTGACGCTGTGCACGTGGTGACGAGCGCCGTGCGTGAGTTGAAccgcagtcaggagatgggagTGAAGCCGCTGGGCTGTGGCTCACCTGTCATCTGGCAGCATGGAACCAGCCTGATGAACTACCTGCGCATG GTGGAGTACGACGGGCTGACGGGTCACATTGAGTTCAACAGCAAAGGTCAGCGTAGCAACTACACGCTGAACGTCCTGGAGAAACACCCCGGGGGTCACAGACAG ATTGGCACCTGGTACTCCAACAACACCTTGTCCATGAAGTCCAGCCCCGTGGACCTGAAGGCATCACAGACGCTGGCCAACAAGACGCTGGTGGTCACCACCATTCTGGTAGAACAAGTCCTTCAGGTGCTTGTCCAGTCTTCAGCGTTTCATCACTCCTCAGCTTTCCTCCCGCAGGAAAACCCGTACGTGATGCGAAAGTCCAACTTCCAGGACTATCTCGGCAACGAGCAGTATGAAGGTTTCTGCGTGGACATGCTGCGCGAGCTGGCGGACATCTTGAAGTTCTCCTTCACGATCAAGCTGGTGGACGACGGGCTGTATGGAGCGCCGGACCCCAACGGCAGCTGGACCGGCATGGTGGGGGAGCTCATGAACAGG AAAGCGGACCTGGCGGTGGCCGGCTTCACCATCACATCAGAGAGAGAGAAGGTCATCGACTTCTCCAAGCCCTTCATGACCCTCGGGATCAGCATCCTGTACCGGGTCCACTTGGTCCGAgctcattttctttattttgctgAAGTGTCTTCCTGTCTGCTGCCAGGTGGTGCGGTGATGAGCGTGTGCTTGTGTTCCAGGGTCGTAAGCCAGGATATTTCTCCTTCCTGGATCCGTTCTCTCCAGGGGTGTGGCTCTTCATGTTGTTGGCCTACCTCGCCGTCAGCTGCGTCCTCTTCCTGGCCGCCAGGTAGCATGCGACTGTTTCTCTGCGGGTTCAG GCTCAGCCCCGACGAGTGGCACAACCAGCACGCGTGCCCGTGGGCATGTCGAGACATCCTGGAGAACCAGTACACCCTGGGGAACAGCCTGTGGTTCCCTGTGGGGGGCTTTATGCAGCAGGGCTCCGAGGTCATGCCCAGGGCCTTGTCCACACGCTGCGTCAGCGGCGTCTG GTGGGCATTCACCCTCATCATCATCTCATCCTACACTGCCAACCTGGCTGCGTTTCTGACTGTTCAGAGGATGGAGGCGCCAATCGAGTCTGCGGACGACCTGGCCGACCAAACTGACATCCAGTACGGGACGATCCACGGGGGGTCCACCATGACCTTCTTCATG AATTCCCGCTACCAGACGTACCAGCGCATGTGGACCTACATGCACTCCAAGCAACCCAGCGTGTTTGTCAAGACCACGGAGGACGGGATTGCCCGTGTCCTCAACTCCAGGTACGCCTTCCTCATGGAGAGCACCATGAACGAGTACTACCGCCGCCTCGACTGCAACCTCACGCAGATCGGCGACCTGCTGGACACCAAAGGCTACGGCATCGGAATGCCCCTCG GCTCTCCATATCGACAGCAGATCACGCTGGGAGTCTTGCAGCTGCAGGAGAGCAACCGCCTGGAGGTCCTGAAGAGACGCTGGTGGGAGGGGGGACACTGTCCCAAAGAGGAGGACCACCGGGCCACAG GACTGGGCATGGAGAACATCGGTGGGATCTTCGTGGTTCTCATGTGCGGCCTCATCACGGCCGTCATGGTGGCCATCATGGAGTTTGTGTGGTCGACCCACCGCACAGTGCAGACGGATGAG GTGTCCTTGTGTCACGAGATGCTGCTGGAGTTTGGAAATGCCGTCTTGCGTAAGAGGAGCTCCCGTCCCCGGCGGCGCCGACCTCTGAGTTACTCTGGGGGGCAGATCCAGCGGGGCCCGGCCCGCTTGTCGCTTGGCCCGGCCCGCTTGTCGCTCGGCCCGGCCCGGCCCACACGTCTTGTTCGCGACATGCGTCTTAGCAATGGACGACTGTGCGGCAGCGGCGGTCTGCTGACACGAGCGGGGCTTGTTCGCAGGACGGGGGGAGGTCCAGACTGGAATTTGGGCACTGGGCCTCAGAGGATCCTGCAGGAGCCGCTCGGTACCGTCCACATGCCGCCTCCCGTGTCGGCCATGACGGCCCTTCCTGTCATGCCGCACAGCTTCCTGCGTAGCTGCAGCCACATGCGCGTCTGCCGCGAGTGCCGGCGCATCCAAAGCCTCACCCTGCCACCCCCGCGTCCGCCCGCCTCCTCACAGTGCTCCTCCTGCCCCAGGACTGCTGCATCGGGGCTGCTCCGCCACCTTCGCTATTACCGTAGCGGCACCATGTCCTTGCCCCGCCTCCCGCCCCTTACCCCAGACAGAATACACAGTCCCCCACAGTCCAAAGCCGGGCGAGTGCCCCCACCCCGCCCGCGACCCTCCCTTAAGGTGCCACGCTTGTCACTAGACTTAGTGGGTGCGCATAACtga